One genomic window of Salvia miltiorrhiza cultivar Shanhuang (shh) chromosome 4, IMPLAD_Smil_shh, whole genome shotgun sequence includes the following:
- the LOC131020826 gene encoding protein yippee-like At4g27745 isoform X1 encodes MGDSIIGGPRIYSCYKCRNHVALHDDIVSKAFQSKNGRAFLFSHAQHVCSGKKEDRQMMTGLHMVADVHCADCREVLGWKYEKAYEESQKYKEGKFVLEKYKIVKENW; translated from the exons ATGGGTGATTCGATCATCGGTGGTCCAAGAATTTACAGCTGCTACAAATGCAGAAACCATGTTGCTCTTCATGATGATATTGTCTCAAAGGCCTTTCAG TCGAAAAATGGGAGAGCTTTTCTTTTTTCGCACGCGCAGCACGTGTGTTCGGGTAAGAAGGAGGATCGGCAGATGATGACGGGGCTGCACATGGTGGCGGACGTGCACTGCGCCGACTGCAGGGAAGTTTTGGGGTGGAAGTACGAGAAGGCGTACGAGGAGTCCCAGAAATACAAGGAAGGCAAGTTCGTGCTCGAAAAATACAAGATTGTCAAAGAGAATTGGTAG
- the LOC131020825 gene encoding serine/arginine-rich splicing factor RS31-like isoform X1: MRPIFCGNFEFETRQSDLERLFSKYGRIERIDMKSGFAFIYFEDERDARDAIRGLDDVPFGHDRRRLSVEWARGERGSHRGGSGSNPRPTKTLFVINFDPIRTRDHDIERHFERYGKVLNVRIRRNFAFVQFETQEDATKALECTHMSKIFDRVVSVEYALRDDDERGGRPGSPRGDDGRRGYGASLRSPSPAHRRLRASPDYGLARGADYDRYNGSSYPRARSPERARYRRSPVRRSRP; encoded by the exons atgaggccgatcttttgCGGCAACTTTGAGTTCGAGACTCGACAATCGGACTTGGAGCGTTTGTTCTCCAAATACGGAAGAATTGAACGTATTGACATGAAATCAG GCTTTGCTTTTATCTACTTTGAGGATGAACGTGATGCAAGAGATGCCATCCGTGGTCTTGATGACGTACCGTTTGGGCATGACAGACGCAGATTATCAGTTGAATGGGCCAGG gGTGAGCGCGGTAGCCATCGTGGTGGTTCGGGATCAAACCCGAGACCAACTAAAACCCTTTTTGTGATAAACTTTGATCCTATTCGTACTCGAGATCATGACATAGAAAGACACTTTGAGCGTTATGGGAAGGTTCTTAATGTACGTATACGTCGGAATTTTGCTTTTGTGCAATTTGAAACTCAGGAAGATGCCACAAAAGCTCTGGAGTGCACCCATATGAG TAAGATATTCGATCGAGTTGTTTCTGTCGAGTATGCTTTAAGAGATGATGATGAAAGGGGTGGCAGACCTGGTAGCCCCAGAGGAGATGATGGAAGGCGTGGATATGGTGCTTCCTTGAGGTCACCCAGTCCAGCACACCGCCGTCTTCGAGCAAGTCCTGATTATGGGTTGGCTCGAGGCGCAGATTATGATAGGTACAATGGTTCTTCATATCCAAGGGCCAGGAGTCCTGAACGTGCGCGATACCGAAG GTCACCCGTGCGAAGGTCGAGACCTTGA
- the LOC131020825 gene encoding serine/arginine-rich splicing factor RS31-like isoform X2, with amino-acid sequence MFAGFAFIYFEDERDARDAIRGLDDVPFGHDRRRLSVEWARGERGSHRGGSGSNPRPTKTLFVINFDPIRTRDHDIERHFERYGKVLNVRIRRNFAFVQFETQEDATKALECTHMSKIFDRVVSVEYALRDDDERGGRPGSPRGDDGRRGYGASLRSPSPAHRRLRASPDYGLARGADYDRYNGSSYPRARSPERARYRRSPVRRSRP; translated from the exons ATGTTTGCAG GCTTTGCTTTTATCTACTTTGAGGATGAACGTGATGCAAGAGATGCCATCCGTGGTCTTGATGACGTACCGTTTGGGCATGACAGACGCAGATTATCAGTTGAATGGGCCAGG gGTGAGCGCGGTAGCCATCGTGGTGGTTCGGGATCAAACCCGAGACCAACTAAAACCCTTTTTGTGATAAACTTTGATCCTATTCGTACTCGAGATCATGACATAGAAAGACACTTTGAGCGTTATGGGAAGGTTCTTAATGTACGTATACGTCGGAATTTTGCTTTTGTGCAATTTGAAACTCAGGAAGATGCCACAAAAGCTCTGGAGTGCACCCATATGAG TAAGATATTCGATCGAGTTGTTTCTGTCGAGTATGCTTTAAGAGATGATGATGAAAGGGGTGGCAGACCTGGTAGCCCCAGAGGAGATGATGGAAGGCGTGGATATGGTGCTTCCTTGAGGTCACCCAGTCCAGCACACCGCCGTCTTCGAGCAAGTCCTGATTATGGGTTGGCTCGAGGCGCAGATTATGATAGGTACAATGGTTCTTCATATCCAAGGGCCAGGAGTCCTGAACGTGCGCGATACCGAAG GTCACCCGTGCGAAGGTCGAGACCTTGA
- the LOC131020824 gene encoding pentatricopeptide repeat-containing protein At5g16420, mitochondrial-like has protein sequence MLSHRKIHPLRRITAAAHPFSALTSNDDDHISTIKSKSELLQTYTVTPPIKPWPRKLTPKRLCSIISQQQNLDLALQIFQHAGNYHPNFHHTYETYHSIIHKLSRLRAFEPIPSLLNELRGSQIKCGEDVFITLIRYYGIAGRPKEAIRVFLRVNDFGVKRSVRSLNTLLNALVQNRKYDTVYIMFKNCQKRFEIMPNMFTCNILLKALCKKDDVEGALKVFDEMPKMGMVPNVVSYTTIMSGYVDRGDMLGAKSMLDELLDRGWLPDATTYTVLMDGFCKLGQFVDATKVMDEMVDNRVEPNDVTYNVMIEALCKVKKSGEAVNMIGDMLDNNYMPSSSLCCKVIDVLCREGKAGEACSLWKLLLVKNCTPDNVILSTLVHWLCKEGKVWEARKLFDEFEKGSIPSLLTYNVLIAGMCERGELCEAGRLWDDMVGRGCNPNSFTYNLLIKGFCKKGYAKEGIKIFEEMMDKGCSPNESTYSILIEGLCSSGCEADVLNVVSAAASNKVAMKSDSWRVLVNKFVPHHSNISHTLENILLEDVAA, from the coding sequence ATGTTAAGTCATCGGAAAATTCACCCTCTCCGCCGCATCACCGCCGCGGCCCACCCGTTCTCCGCCTTGACCTCCAACGACGACGACCACATCTCCACCATAAAATCCAAATCCGAACTCCTCCAGACATACACAGTCACACCACCAATCAAACCCTGGCCACGAAAGCTCACCCCCAAACGCCTCTGCTCCATCATCTCCCAACAGCAGAATCTCGATCTCGCCCTTCAAATCTTCCAGCACGCCGGAAATTACCACCCGAATTTCCACCACACCTACGAAACCTACCACTCCATCATCCACAAGCTCTCCCGCCTGCGCGCCTTCGAGCCCATACCCTCCCTCTTAAACGAGCTACGCGGATCACAGATCAAATGCGGCGAAGACGTATTCATCACGCTGATTAGGTATTACGGCATTGCCGGCAGGCCGAAGGAGGCGATCCGAGTATTCCTCCGAGTTAATGATTTTGGAGTGAAAAGGTCAGTTCGTTCATTGAACACTTTATTGAATGCTTTGGTTCAGAATAGGAAGTATGATACTGTCTACATTATGTTCAAAAATTGCCAGAAAAGATTCGAAATCATGCCCAATATGTTTACCTGCAATATACTGTTAAAAGCCCTATGTAAAAAGGATGATGTAGAGGGTGCGCTCAAGGTGTTCGATGAAATGCCTAAGATGGGAATGGTGCCTAATGTGGTTAGTTACACTACTATTATGTCGGGCTACGTGGACCGTGGTGATATGTTAGGAGCAAAGAGCATGCTCGATGAGCTTCTAGATCGCGGTTGGTTGCCCGATGCAACCACATACACTGTTCTGATGGATGGATTTTGTAAACTGGGGCAATTTGTTGATGCAACGAAGGTGATGGATGAGATGGTGGATAATAGGGTTGAGCCGAATGATGTCACATATAATGTCATGATAGAGGCATTGTGCAAGGTGAAGAAGTCGGGGGAAGCAGTGAATATGATCGGTGACATGCTCGACAATAACTATATGCCCAGCTCGTCTCTATGTTGTAAGGTGATCGATGTCCTGTGCAGGGAAGGGAAGGCCGGTGAGGCTTGCAGCCTGTGGAAGCTATTGCTGGTGAAGAACTGCACCCCGGATAACGTGATACTGAGCACGCTCGTGCATTGGCTGTGCAAGGAAGGGAAGGTTTGGGAGGCGAGGAAGTTGTTTGATGAGTTTGAGAAGGGCTCTATACCTAGCCTTTTGACGTATAACGTGCTTATAGCGGGGATGTGTGAGAGAGGGGAGCTGTGCGAGGCCGGGAGGTTGTGGGATGACATGGTGGGAAGGGGTTGCAATCCGAATTCTTTTACTTACAACCTGCTGATAAAAGGGTTCTGCAAGAAAGGGTATGCGAAGGAAGGGATCAAGATTTTTGAGGAGATGATGGATAAAGGGTGCTCTCCAAATGAATCCACTTATTCAATCTTGATTGAAGGGCTCTGTAGCTCTGGTTGTGAAGCAGATGTGTTGAATGTTGTTAGTGCTGCTGCCTCTAATAAAGTGGCGATGAAATCTGATTCTTGGAGAGTTTTAGTGAATAAATTTGTCCCTCATCATAGCAATATAAGCCACACTTTGGAAAACATTTTATTGGAAGATGTGGCTGCTTAA
- the LOC131020826 gene encoding protein yippee-like At4g27745 isoform X2 — MGDSIIGGPRIYSCYKCRNHVALHDDIVSKAFQHVCSGKKEDRQMMTGLHMVADVHCADCREVLGWKYEKAYEESQKYKEGKFVLEKYKIVKENW; from the exons ATGGGTGATTCGATCATCGGTGGTCCAAGAATTTACAGCTGCTACAAATGCAGAAACCATGTTGCTCTTCATGATGATATTGTCTCAAAGGCCTTTCAG CACGTGTGTTCGGGTAAGAAGGAGGATCGGCAGATGATGACGGGGCTGCACATGGTGGCGGACGTGCACTGCGCCGACTGCAGGGAAGTTTTGGGGTGGAAGTACGAGAAGGCGTACGAGGAGTCCCAGAAATACAAGGAAGGCAAGTTCGTGCTCGAAAAATACAAGATTGTCAAAGAGAATTGGTAG